Proteins from a single region of Haloplanus sp. GDY1:
- a CDS encoding GAF domain-containing protein: MRVLCVDPAPEDGRATRAALREAGIDATLSGSLAEAREALDESVAGVVTEYDLPDGTGLELVERARTTVPDATCVLFTDAGFDELDTADLGTAVVEYVDKGAPDAREELVDLLEFSVDNRSQTAYPLPDDEDARLDAVTKYVDDLPGVPDASLDRLTRIAAALFDVDAATVGFLDAHQERFVACHEVDVDRLDRERTVCTYAILDDGVTVIPDTQADPRFEGNEALIEASIRFYAGAPIRTAAGDAVGVFCLFDDEPGTLTAAERDLLSALADDVMDRLDLRRRLHEATAGEADE, encoded by the coding sequence ATGAGGGTCCTGTGTGTCGATCCCGCCCCGGAGGACGGACGTGCCACGCGGGCCGCACTCCGGGAGGCCGGTATCGACGCGACGCTCAGTGGCTCGCTGGCCGAGGCCCGCGAGGCGCTCGACGAGTCGGTCGCCGGCGTCGTCACCGAGTACGACCTCCCCGACGGAACCGGACTCGAACTCGTCGAGCGAGCGCGCACGACCGTTCCCGACGCGACCTGCGTCCTCTTCACCGACGCCGGGTTCGACGAACTCGACACCGCCGACCTCGGGACGGCCGTCGTCGAGTACGTCGACAAGGGGGCGCCGGACGCACGCGAGGAGTTGGTCGACCTCCTCGAGTTCAGCGTCGACAACCGGAGCCAGACCGCCTACCCCCTCCCCGACGACGAGGACGCCCGCCTCGACGCCGTGACGAAGTACGTCGACGACCTGCCCGGCGTTCCCGACGCGTCGCTCGACCGCCTCACGAGGATCGCGGCCGCGCTGTTCGACGTCGACGCGGCGACGGTCGGCTTCCTCGACGCCCACCAGGAGCGGTTCGTCGCCTGTCACGAGGTCGACGTGGATCGGTTGGACCGCGAACGGACGGTCTGTACCTACGCCATCCTCGACGACGGGGTGACGGTGATCCCCGACACGCAGGCGGACCCGCGCTTCGAGGGCAACGAGGCGTTGATCGAGGCCTCGATCCGGTTCTACGCCGGGGCGCCGATCCGGACCGCCGCGGGCGACGCGGTCGGCGTCTTCTGCCTGTTCGACGACGAACCGGGGACGCTCACGGCGGCGGAGCGTGACCTGCTCTCGGCGCTCGCCGACGACGTGATGGACAGACTGGACCTCCGCAGGCGCCTCCACGAGGCCACGGCGGGTGAG